The proteins below are encoded in one region of Lactuca sativa cultivar Salinas chromosome 3, Lsat_Salinas_v11, whole genome shotgun sequence:
- the LOC111907343 gene encoding MND1-interacting protein 1 yields MGCTVREKHIRTNRRPRPLKPDSDAMDKAMANKSSLNPMNFQLGFNESAQNPNSNPNFDDSGWGYCTEEQLEEILLKNLEFLYNEAIVKLVALGYEEEVALKAILRNGHCYGGMDVLTNILHNSLAFLNSGTTVNDGDPDESEQVFADLRQLEEYSLAGMVCLLQQIKPHLSKGDAMWCLLMSDLHVGRASVMEIPIASNANGDGYGNTESSNPVVNNVEKVNDDSVGVTPALCRFHGGWGFGNGGTSDFPVNRFLSYAASEMSLQREIECPKRFNLTPSMKMLLKRNVAMFAAGYRATAKDTQVGSTSLSNGHSSSVVETTSGEVEKTEETQSTKNQEVVNMMLSKFRDLNLEGDMEYVPEDQKDEMILSLMHQIKDLERQVKERKEWAHQKAMQAARKLSHDLTELKMLRMEREETQRMKQGKPGAEDPTMKRLSEMETALRKASGQVDRANAAVRRLETENAEIRAEMEASKLSASESVNTCLEVARREKKYLKRLLAWEKQRAKLQDDIAVEKRKIGELQEEMIQVEAAKKAAEAKWKQEQKAKEEALTQVEEERRLKEATEANNKRKHESLRSKIEVDFQRHKDDLQRLEQELSRLKTMSSTNSDNKQHSTTNLSTPHTPNGSHPTIARMLHELDNLDDSDEKETGIDRDCIICLKDEVSVVFLPCAHQVLCATCNDEYGTKGKAKATCPICRVPIEQRIRVFGATS; encoded by the exons ATGGGTTGCACTGTTAGAGAAAAGCACATCCGTACAAATCGAAGGCCTCGACCTCTGAAACCGGATTCTGATGCAATGGATAAAGCTATGGCTAACAAATCTAGTTTAAACCCAATGAATTTCCAATTGGGTTTTAATGAATCAGCTCAAAATCCgaattcaaaccctaattttgacgATAGTGGTTGGGGTTACTGTACGGAGGAACAGTTGGAAGAGATTTTGTTGAAGAATTTGGAGTTTTTGTATAATGAGGCGATCGTTAAGCTAGTTGCATTAGGGTATGAAGAGGAAGTTGCTTTAAAGGCTATACTGAGGAATGGCCATTGCTATGGTGGAATGGATGTGTTGACTAACATTTTGCATAATTCCTTGGCTTTTTTAAACAGTGGAACGACTGTGAATGATGGAGATCCAGATGAAAGCGAACAGGTTTTTGCTGATTTGAGACAGTTGGAAGAATATTCGCTTGCTGGAATGGTGTGTTTGTTGCAGCAAATTAAACCACACTTGAGTAAAGGAGATGCAATGTGGTGTTTACTCATGAGTGATCTTCACGTAGGTCGTGCAAGTGTGATGGAGATCCCTATTGCTTCAAATGCTAATGGGGATGGTTATGGCAATACTGAGTCCAGCAATCCTGTTGTGAACAATGTGGAgaaggtgaatgatgattcagtTGGTGTGACTCCTGCTTTATGCAGATTTCATGGTGGGTGGGGTTTTGGAAATGGGGGAACATCTGATTTCCCTGTAAACCGGTTTCTATCATATGCTGCTTCAGAAATGAGTTTGCAAAGGGAGATCGAGTGTCCAAAGAGGTTCAATCTTACACCTTCTATGAAGATGCTTTTGAAAAGAAATGTAGCAATGTTTGCTGCAGGATACAGAGCAACTGCTAAAGACACACAGGTTGGTTCAACTTCTTTATCCAATGGGCATTCATCATCTGTAGTTGAAACCACAAGTGGTGAAGTTGAAAAAACCGAGGAGACACAGAGCACGAAGAATCAAGAAGTGGTTAACATGATGCTGAGTAAGTTTCGTGATCTGAATCTTGAAGGGGACATGGAATATGTTCCCGAGGATCAAAAGGATGAAATGATCTTGAGTTTAATGCATCAGATTAAAGATCTTGAGAGACAAGTGAAGGAAAGGAAGGAATGGGCACATCAGAAAGCAATGCAAGCAGCAAGAAAGCTGAGTCATGATCTTACTGAATTAAAGATGTTGAGAATGGAAAGGGAGGAAACACAACGTATGAAACAGGGGAAACCAGGTGCTGAAGATCCAACCATGAAGAGACTTTCAGAAATGGAGACTGCTTTGAGGAAAGCAAGTGGACAAGTGGACAGAGCAAATGCAGCTGTTAGACGCCTTGAAACTGAAAATGCTGAAATTAGAGCAGAGATGGAGGCTTCAAAGTTAAGTGCTTCTGAATCTGTTAACACATGTTTGGAAGTTGCAAGGAGGGAGAAGAAGTATCTTAAAAGGTTATTGGCTTGGGAAAAACAGAGAGCCAAGTTGCAGGATGATATTGCAGTTGAGAAGAGGAAGATTGGTGAGTTGCAAGAAGAGATGATCCAAGTTGAAGCAGCAAAAAAGGCAGCTGAG GCAAAGTGGAAGCAGGAGCAAAAAGCAAAAGAAGAAGCCCTAACACAAGTGGAGGAAGAAAGGCGACTGAAAGAAGCAACAGAAGCCAACAACAAAAGGAAACATGAATCTCTTCGGTCAAAGATAGAGGTTGACTTTCAACGCCACAAAGATGACCTCCAAAGACTCGAACAAGAACTCTCACGTCTCAAAACCATGTCTTCAACCAACTCAGACAACAAACAACACTCGACCACTAATCTATCCACCCCACACACCCCAAACGGGTCCCACCCAACCATTGCAAGAATGCTCCATGAACTCGATAATCTTGATGATTCTGATGAAAAAGAAACCGGGATCGATCGCGATTGCATAATCTGTTTGAAAGATGAAGTTTCTGTGGTGTTTTTGCCTTGTGCTCATCAGGTTCTTTGTGCGACTTGCAATGATGAATATGGGACAAAAGGGAAGGCCAAGGCCACGTGTCCTATCTGCAGGGTTCCTATTGAACAGAGGATTCGTGTTTTTGGGGCCACCTCTTAA